A single window of Leptolyngbya ohadii IS1 DNA harbors:
- the psaJ gene encoding photosystem I reaction center subunit IX, whose product MQNFLKYLSLAPVMLTVWMFITAGILIEFNRFFPDLLFHPMP is encoded by the coding sequence ATGCAAAACTTCCTGAAGTACCTCTCCCTCGCTCCCGTCATGCTGACGGTTTGGATGTTCATCACGGCAGGCATTTTGATTGAATTCAATCGTTTCTTCCCCGACCTGCTGTTCCATCCGATGCCGTAG
- a CDS encoding Photosystem I reaction center subunit III, translating to MRRLFALVVVLFLWVGFVPPASADIAGLTPCSESQAFQARAAQAKTPQAKARFEAYANSQVLCGPEGLPHLIVDGRLSHAGEFLIPGVLFLYIAGWIGWVGRSYLITVRKDKNPEMKEIMIDVPLALKCALSGFAWPLAALKELTTGELVEDDNKIPVGPR from the coding sequence ATGCGAAGATTGTTTGCTCTCGTTGTCGTCTTATTCCTGTGGGTTGGGTTCGTTCCCCCTGCTTCGGCGGATATTGCCGGACTCACTCCTTGCAGCGAATCTCAGGCTTTCCAGGCACGAGCAGCCCAGGCTAAAACCCCTCAGGCAAAGGCTCGTTTTGAAGCCTATGCAAACTCCCAGGTTCTCTGCGGTCCCGAAGGTCTACCTCACCTGATCGTCGATGGTCGCCTCAGCCACGCCGGAGAATTTTTGATTCCGGGCGTCCTGTTCCTGTACATCGCAGGCTGGATCGGCTGGGTGGGTCGCTCCTACCTGATCACGGTACGGAAGGACAAGAACCCCGAAATGAAAGAAATCATGATCGATGTGCCGCTTGCCCTCAAGTGCGCTCTGTCCGGTTTCGCTTGGCCCCTGGCTGCTCTCAAGGAACTGACCACGGGTGAACTGGTTGAAGACGACAACAAGATCCCCGTTGGACCCCGCTAG
- the codA gene encoding cytosine deaminase: MSLPACELLLRRGKILRQNAPAEVADIAISGGQIVAIAPQLEYAAQLEIDLQEQMVSPPFVESHIHLDSALTVGEPRWNQTGTLFEGIEIWRERKQDLTIEDVKRRAIETLKQQAMQGVLFVRSHADVSEQNLIALKGLLEVRDQVKDWITLQVVAFPQDGIYGSPKNESLMEEAMKLGADVVGGIPHYELTRDDGVRSVHRIFELAQQYDRLIDVHCDEIDDEQSRFLEVIVANAIRSGMGSRVTASHTTAFHSYNNAYAFKLMGFIQRTSINFIANPLINITIQGRADTYPKRRGITRVKELWQQGQNVSFGHDCICDPWYSLGTGNMLDVANMGLHICQMTGTEEMNACYDMVTWNGARTLHVEDQYGIEVGKPANLIVLDAESRYDAIRRRAAVRYVISRGKLLSVTEPARSQWKAEV; the protein is encoded by the coding sequence ATGTCTCTACCTGCCTGTGAACTGCTGCTGCGCCGAGGGAAGATTCTGCGCCAGAATGCGCCTGCCGAAGTTGCAGATATCGCGATTTCAGGCGGACAAATTGTGGCAATCGCCCCTCAGCTTGAATACGCCGCACAGCTTGAGATCGACTTGCAGGAGCAGATGGTGAGTCCGCCGTTTGTGGAGTCCCATATTCACCTGGATTCGGCGTTAACGGTGGGAGAACCCCGCTGGAATCAGACGGGAACGCTGTTTGAAGGCATTGAAATCTGGCGGGAACGCAAGCAGGATTTGACAATCGAAGATGTGAAGCGTCGGGCGATCGAAACTTTGAAGCAGCAGGCAATGCAGGGCGTTTTGTTTGTCCGCTCCCATGCCGACGTGAGTGAGCAGAATCTAATTGCGCTGAAGGGTCTGCTGGAAGTGCGGGATCAGGTTAAGGACTGGATTACGCTTCAGGTGGTGGCATTTCCCCAGGACGGCATCTATGGCAGTCCCAAAAACGAATCCCTGATGGAAGAAGCCATGAAGCTGGGCGCAGATGTGGTCGGCGGGATTCCCCACTACGAGCTGACGCGGGATGATGGGGTGCGATCGGTTCATCGAATTTTTGAGCTGGCACAGCAGTACGATCGGCTGATTGATGTCCACTGCGACGAAATTGACGATGAGCAATCCCGTTTCCTGGAGGTGATCGTGGCAAATGCGATTCGATCGGGCATGGGATCGCGCGTCACCGCCAGCCACACAACGGCATTTCATTCCTACAACAATGCCTATGCCTTTAAGCTCATGGGCTTTATTCAGCGCACCTCGATTAACTTCATCGCCAATCCGCTGATTAACATCACAATTCAGGGACGGGCAGACACTTATCCCAAACGGCGGGGCATCACGCGGGTCAAGGAACTCTGGCAGCAGGGGCAAAACGTCAGCTTCGGGCACGACTGCATCTGCGATCCCTGGTATTCTCTGGGGACGGGCAACATGCTCGACGTGGCAAACATGGGGCTGCACATTTGCCAGATGACCGGAACCGAGGAGATGAACGCCTGCTACGACATGGTGACGTGGAACGGCGCGAGAACCCTGCACGTTGAAGACCAGTACGGCATTGAGGTCGGCAAACCCGCGAATCTCATCGTCCTGGATGCCGAAAGCCGCTATGATGCAATCCGTCGTCGTGCCGCAGTCCGCTATGTGATCTCACGCGGAAAGCTGCTCAGCGTCACCGAACCCGCTCGATCGCAGTGGAAAGCCGAGGTCTAG
- a CDS encoding sensor histidine kinase, with translation MIDFGKLMHQQADTIVQQWVEAVRQDEQIETTRELTYKAIQNSLPKVLDALATILSQEEQSDVQTLIETTLEHGVVRADQGFDPGEIAREYRLLRSIIFEVIETELLQASPAELLRAVRLIDTVVDEAIARCFESYTESRLHELEQLQSQLKLTNQELTRLVRASKTNLSELAHELRTPLTSIIGYSDLFLRQHRRDGSTKDSVPNLESIDRVLQAGRQLLRLINDSLEISRYDAGQMQLQLTPTNIGELVQSIADMVQPLVAAKNLQMKLDCDPALDGVLTDSLRLQQIVTNLLSNAIRYSEQGKISVTCRREGGDPKEAARSDRWSLVVQDTGLGIPAEEQQRIFEPYVQSNFPRIRDSESTGLGLAVVSRLVKLLQGEIDLESQPGTGSTFTLTFPFLTVEGIAGLGDREATD, from the coding sequence ATGATCGACTTTGGCAAACTGATGCACCAGCAGGCGGATACCATTGTTCAGCAGTGGGTTGAAGCGGTGCGCCAGGACGAGCAGATTGAAACCACCCGTGAGCTGACCTACAAGGCAATTCAAAACAGTTTGCCCAAAGTTTTAGATGCGCTGGCAACGATCCTTTCTCAGGAAGAGCAGAGCGATGTGCAAACCCTGATTGAAACCACGCTGGAACATGGCGTTGTGCGGGCAGATCAGGGATTTGATCCGGGGGAAATTGCGCGGGAATATCGGCTACTGCGATCGATTATCTTTGAAGTCATCGAAACGGAACTGCTCCAGGCTTCTCCGGCTGAGCTTTTGCGGGCAGTCCGGCTGATTGATACGGTGGTTGACGAGGCGATCGCCCGCTGCTTTGAAAGCTATACGGAAAGTCGGCTGCACGAATTAGAGCAGCTTCAGAGTCAGCTTAAGCTCACCAACCAGGAACTCACGCGACTCGTGCGCGCCAGCAAGACGAATTTGTCTGAACTGGCACACGAACTGCGAACCCCGCTGACTTCGATAATTGGCTACTCGGATCTGTTTCTGCGGCAGCATCGGCGAGACGGTAGCACCAAGGATTCCGTGCCTAACCTGGAAAGTATCGATCGTGTGTTGCAGGCAGGGCGGCAGTTGCTTCGTTTGATTAACGATTCGCTCGAGATCTCGCGCTACGATGCGGGACAGATGCAGCTTCAGCTAACGCCGACGAATATTGGTGAGCTGGTTCAGTCGATCGCCGATATGGTGCAGCCCCTCGTTGCAGCCAAAAATCTCCAGATGAAGCTAGACTGCGATCCCGCTCTCGACGGCGTTTTAACCGACTCTCTGCGGCTTCAGCAAATTGTGACAAACCTGCTCAGCAATGCCATTCGCTACTCGGAACAGGGAAAAATTAGCGTCACCTGTCGCAGGGAAGGAGGCGATCCGAAGGAGGCTGCACGAAGCGATCGCTGGAGTCTGGTCGTTCAGGATACGGGACTGGGAATTCCCGCAGAGGAACAGCAGCGCATCTTTGAACCCTACGTGCAGAGCAATTTCCCCCGAATTCGCGACAGTGAAAGTACGGGCTTGGGTCTGGCGGTGGTTTCGCGATTGGTCAAACTGCTTCAGGGCGAAATTGACCTGGAATCGCAGCCCGGAACTGGCTCGACCTTTACCCTGACTTTTCCTTTTTTGACGGTGGAAGGGATAGCGGGATTGGGCGATCGGGAAGCTACCGATTAA